The proteins below come from a single Cryptosporangium aurantiacum genomic window:
- the aroB gene encoding 3-dehydroquinate synthase, with protein MSAPSDGNGAAAGGTGTDVTRISVTGESSYDVLVGHGLLGELAPLLAGAQRVAVIHPGALRTTGEAVRDDLRASGFEAHSLEIPDAEDGKTLEVAGFCWDVLGQAGFTRTDAIVGLGGGAVTDLAGFVAACWLRGVRVVQVPTTVLGMVDAAVGGKTGINTAAGKNLVGAFHPPAGVLVDLATLETLPKHELVAGMAEIVKTGFIADPRILELIEADPAAATDPSSPVLRELVERSIAVKADVVSKDLRESGLREILNYGHTLGHAIEKNERYRWRHGAAVSVGLVFAAELGRLAGRLDDTTAERHAAVLGALGLPLTYSAAAWPKLLDTMRVDKKSRGNRLRFIVLDGLAKPTVLEDPDPGLLVAAYGAVGTESTPARAVQL; from the coding sequence ATGAGTGCCCCGTCCGACGGGAACGGCGCCGCCGCCGGCGGCACCGGCACAGACGTGACCCGCATCTCGGTGACCGGCGAGTCGTCCTACGACGTGCTGGTCGGGCACGGGCTGCTCGGCGAGCTGGCGCCGCTGCTGGCTGGTGCCCAGCGCGTCGCGGTGATCCACCCGGGCGCGCTGCGCACCACCGGTGAGGCCGTCCGTGACGACCTGCGGGCGAGTGGTTTCGAGGCGCACTCGCTGGAGATCCCGGACGCCGAGGACGGCAAGACCCTCGAGGTTGCCGGCTTCTGCTGGGACGTGCTCGGCCAGGCCGGTTTCACCCGCACCGACGCGATCGTCGGGCTCGGCGGCGGCGCGGTCACCGACCTCGCCGGTTTTGTGGCCGCCTGCTGGCTGCGCGGCGTCCGCGTGGTGCAGGTCCCGACGACCGTGCTCGGCATGGTCGACGCCGCGGTGGGCGGCAAGACCGGCATCAACACCGCGGCCGGCAAGAACCTCGTGGGGGCCTTCCACCCGCCCGCCGGCGTCCTGGTCGACCTGGCCACGCTGGAGACGCTGCCCAAGCACGAGCTGGTCGCCGGCATGGCCGAGATCGTCAAGACCGGGTTCATCGCCGACCCGCGCATCCTGGAGCTGATCGAGGCCGACCCGGCCGCCGCGACCGATCCCTCGTCGCCGGTGCTGCGGGAGCTGGTCGAGCGGTCGATCGCGGTCAAGGCCGACGTGGTCTCGAAGGACCTGCGCGAGTCCGGGCTGCGCGAGATCCTCAACTACGGGCACACGCTCGGGCACGCGATCGAGAAGAACGAGCGCTACCGATGGCGGCACGGCGCCGCGGTGAGCGTCGGGCTGGTGTTCGCCGCCGAGCTGGGGCGGCTCGCCGGGCGGCTGGACGACACGACCGCCGAGCGGCACGCGGCCGTGCTGGGCGCGCTGGGGCTGCCGCTCACGTACTCGGCCGCCGCCTGGCCGAAGCTGCTCGACACGATGCGCGTCGACAAGAAGTCGCGGGGCAACCGCCTGCGGTTCATCGTCCTGGACGGGCTGGCCAAGCCGACCGTGCTGGAGGACCCGGATCCGGGCCTGCTGGTGGCGGCGTACGGCGCGGTCGGTACCGAGAGCACCCCGGCGCGGGCGGTGCAGCTGTGA
- the nusB gene encoding transcription antitermination factor NusB — translation MTTPRSNPRRDNDPDRRSARRKARKRALDILFEADVRGTEPLATARDRLAQSDPPVPDYAITLVEGVTENRPRLDELISTYAEGWTLDRMPAVDRNLLRLGVYELLFREDIPDAVAIDEAVDLARELSTDESPRFVNGLLGRLQLVKAEL, via the coding sequence GTGACTACCCCTCGCTCCAACCCGCGCCGAGACAACGACCCGGATCGGCGGTCGGCGCGTCGCAAGGCACGGAAGCGCGCCCTCGACATCCTGTTCGAGGCCGACGTCCGTGGTACCGAACCACTCGCGACCGCCCGCGACCGGCTCGCGCAGTCCGACCCTCCGGTTCCGGACTACGCGATCACGCTGGTCGAGGGCGTGACCGAGAACCGGCCCCGGCTCGACGAGCTGATCTCGACGTACGCCGAGGGCTGGACGCTCGACCGGATGCCCGCCGTCGACCGGAACCTGCTCCGGCTCGGCGTGTACGAGCTGCTGTTCCGCGAGGACATCCCGGACGCGGTAGCGATCGACGAGGCGGTGGATCTCGCCCGCGAACTCTCGACGGACGAGTCCCCGCGCTTCGTGAACGGCCTGCTAGGCCGTCTCCAACTCGTCAAAGCAGAACTTTGA
- the efp gene encoding elongation factor P codes for MATTNDLKNGMTLNLEGQLWNVVEFQHVKPGKGGAFVRTTLKNVLTGKVVDKTFNAGVKVDTANVHKAAMSYLYKDGEDFVFMDSETYDQITVPAATVGGNADYLLENAEVTVALHDATPLYVELPASVELVVAHTDPGLQGDRSTGGTKPAELETGATIQVPLFVNTGDKLKVDTRDGRYIGRVTG; via the coding sequence ATGGCCACCACGAACGACCTGAAGAACGGCATGACGCTGAACCTGGAGGGTCAGCTCTGGAACGTCGTCGAGTTCCAGCACGTGAAGCCCGGTAAGGGCGGAGCGTTCGTGCGGACGACGCTGAAGAACGTGCTGACCGGCAAGGTCGTCGACAAGACGTTCAACGCCGGCGTGAAAGTTGACACCGCCAACGTCCACAAGGCCGCCATGTCGTACCTGTACAAGGACGGCGAGGACTTCGTCTTCATGGACTCGGAGACGTACGACCAGATCACGGTGCCTGCGGCGACCGTCGGCGGCAACGCCGACTACCTGCTGGAGAACGCCGAGGTCACGGTCGCGCTGCACGACGCGACGCCGCTGTACGTCGAGCTTCCGGCGTCCGTCGAGCTCGTCGTCGCACACACCGACCCCGGCCTGCAGGGCGACCGGTCGACCGGCGGCACGAAGCCGGCCGAGCTGGAGACCGGCGCGACGATCCAGGTCCCGCTGTTCGTCAACACCGGTGACAAGCTGAAGGTCGACACCCGCGACGGGCGATACATCGGCCGGGTCACCGGGTGA
- a CDS encoding glycoside hydrolase family 9 protein, protein MQVDPPTWLVLIGPTSGSHRYLSGRELVRNRLPRLLTTASAVLTTLALVAGCTGESDEKPERPSQDGSWSPVGPTDAVVHTDQVGYGTLETKVAVLLAPRKADSAGFVVERQDGSVALKGTVGTDRGAWSERYPATYPIDVSGLRTAGAYRIRVTGGITAVSPVFVVGASRELFGQVAADTVEFFGVQRDGADVLSKPIPREPSHLNDAKATVYDAPDFADGDDLGKNLTATAGAPAVDVTGGWFDAGDYLKFTHTTAYALALMLLAERGGATSIGNGKAIDGIGAEAAFGVDWLDKMWDESTQTLYLQVGLGSGGADGLLGDHDVWRLPQDDDSASGESKRYLSHRPVFRANQPGEEISPNVAGRVAAAFALAAQVEAGDDPTAARAHLDAAATILDLAGGEDYGTLMTSYPREYYPESSWADDMALGATELARAGLVLGDTRATTWTQQAARFASLSISAGNKGPLNLYDVGPLVDAELHALLQETGNPATEVTPETLVGNLKARLDTAVAAAAKSPIGAAAPITQDDFTSKTFGWAAVAALYHRAADDDSYDAFGTTQRNVALGTNGWGLSLVVGVGHTYAKCIHHQIANLAGSLTGTGKIATGAVVNGPNASSAFKGLTTSDTAKTCTGVNVSRFDRSDAKFVDQPQAYSSVEPAIDFTATALLAVTLQARL, encoded by the coding sequence ATGCAGGTCGACCCACCGACCTGGCTCGTGCTGATCGGCCCGACGTCCGGGTCGCACCGATATCTGTCAGGAAGGGAACTCGTGCGCAACCGCCTCCCCCGGCTGCTCACCACGGCATCCGCCGTCCTCACCACGCTCGCGCTGGTCGCCGGCTGTACGGGCGAGTCCGACGAGAAGCCCGAACGGCCCAGCCAAGACGGCAGTTGGAGCCCGGTGGGACCCACCGACGCGGTGGTGCACACCGACCAGGTCGGCTACGGCACTCTCGAGACCAAGGTCGCCGTGCTGCTGGCGCCGCGTAAGGCGGACAGCGCCGGGTTCGTCGTCGAGCGGCAGGACGGGTCGGTCGCGCTGAAGGGCACGGTCGGCACCGACCGGGGGGCGTGGAGCGAGCGGTACCCGGCGACGTACCCGATCGACGTCTCCGGTTTACGCACCGCGGGCGCCTACCGGATCCGGGTCACCGGCGGCATCACCGCGGTGTCGCCGGTCTTCGTGGTGGGCGCGAGCAGGGAGCTGTTCGGCCAGGTCGCAGCCGACACGGTCGAGTTCTTCGGGGTACAGCGGGACGGCGCCGACGTGCTGAGCAAGCCGATCCCCCGCGAACCGTCCCACCTCAACGACGCGAAGGCGACGGTCTACGACGCGCCGGACTTCGCCGACGGCGACGACCTGGGCAAGAACCTGACCGCGACCGCGGGCGCCCCGGCCGTCGACGTCACCGGTGGCTGGTTCGACGCCGGCGACTACCTGAAGTTCACCCACACCACCGCGTACGCACTGGCCCTGATGCTGCTGGCCGAACGGGGAGGGGCCACCAGCATCGGCAACGGCAAGGCGATCGACGGTATCGGCGCGGAGGCGGCGTTCGGTGTCGACTGGCTGGACAAGATGTGGGACGAGTCGACGCAGACGCTGTATTTGCAGGTCGGGCTCGGCAGCGGTGGTGCGGACGGGCTGCTCGGCGACCACGACGTCTGGCGGCTGCCCCAGGACGACGACAGCGCGTCCGGCGAGTCGAAGCGGTACCTGAGCCACCGGCCGGTGTTCCGGGCGAACCAGCCGGGCGAGGAGATCAGCCCGAACGTCGCCGGCCGGGTCGCGGCCGCGTTCGCGCTGGCCGCGCAGGTCGAGGCCGGTGACGACCCGACCGCGGCCAGGGCACACCTGGACGCCGCCGCGACGATCCTCGACCTGGCGGGCGGCGAGGACTACGGCACGCTGATGACGTCGTACCCGCGCGAGTACTACCCGGAGAGCTCGTGGGCCGACGACATGGCCCTCGGCGCGACCGAGCTGGCCCGGGCGGGCCTCGTGCTCGGCGACACCCGCGCGACCACCTGGACCCAGCAGGCGGCCCGCTTCGCGAGCCTCTCGATCAGCGCGGGCAACAAGGGTCCGCTCAACCTGTACGACGTCGGGCCGCTCGTCGACGCCGAGCTGCACGCGCTGCTGCAGGAGACCGGGAACCCGGCTACCGAGGTGACGCCGGAGACGCTGGTGGGCAACCTGAAGGCTCGCCTGGACACCGCGGTCGCGGCCGCGGCGAAGAGCCCGATCGGGGCCGCGGCGCCGATCACGCAGGACGACTTCACGTCCAAGACGTTCGGCTGGGCCGCGGTCGCCGCGCTCTACCACCGCGCGGCCGACGACGACAGCTACGACGCGTTCGGCACCACCCAGCGCAACGTCGCGCTCGGGACGAACGGGTGGGGGCTCTCGCTGGTGGTCGGCGTCGGCCACACGTACGCGAAGTGCATCCACCACCAGATCGCGAACCTGGCCGGGAGCCTCACCGGCACCGGGAAGATCGCGACCGGAGCGGTCGTGAACGGGCCGAACGCGTCGAGCGCGTTCAAGGGGCTGACCACGTCGGATACCGCGAAGACGTGCACGGGCGTGAACGTGAGCCGCTTCGACCGGTCCGACGCGAAGTTCGTCGATCAGCCGCAGGCCTACTCCAGCGTCGAGCCCGCCATCGACTTCACCGCAACGGCTCTCCTAGCCGTGACGCTGCAGGCTCGGTTGTAG
- a CDS encoding shikimate kinase: MSRPVAVLVGPPGAGKTTVGELLAARLGVTFRDVDHDIEASAGKPISDIFVDDGEETFRALEAAAVAAALGAHDGVLALGGGAVLAEATRAALRGHRVVHLDVGLADAVDRVGLNTARPLLALNPRATMRTLLAQRAPLYAEVATITVTTDGRAPEEIVADVLAQLEEVPA, from the coding sequence GTGAGCCGCCCGGTCGCGGTGCTGGTCGGCCCTCCCGGCGCAGGCAAGACGACGGTCGGTGAGCTGCTCGCCGCGCGCCTCGGCGTGACGTTCCGCGACGTCGACCACGACATCGAGGCGAGCGCGGGCAAGCCGATCAGCGACATCTTCGTCGACGATGGCGAGGAGACGTTCCGGGCGCTGGAGGCCGCAGCGGTCGCCGCCGCCCTCGGCGCCCACGACGGCGTCCTGGCGCTGGGCGGTGGCGCGGTGCTGGCGGAGGCCACCCGCGCGGCGCTGCGCGGCCACCGTGTCGTCCACCTGGACGTCGGGCTGGCCGACGCCGTCGACCGGGTCGGGCTCAACACGGCCCGGCCGCTGCTGGCGCTCAACCCCCGGGCGACGATGCGCACGCTGCTCGCCCAGCGGGCCCCGCTCTACGCCGAGGTCGCGACGATCACCGTCACCACCGACGGGCGGGCCCCCGAGGAGATCGTCGCCGACGTGCTGGCCCAGCTCGAGGAGGTGCCCGCATGA
- the aroQ gene encoding type II 3-dehydroquinate dehydratase, which yields MTRVYVLNGPNIGRLGTREPEIYGADTYDDLAALCVKTGAELGLDVVVRQTDAEHEMLGWLHAAADERAPVVLNPGAWTHYNIAVRDACAMLNAPLIEVHITNVHKREPFRHTSVISPVATGAIIGLGLTGYQLALRHIAAR from the coding sequence GTGACCCGGGTGTACGTGCTCAACGGACCGAACATCGGGCGGCTGGGCACCAGGGAGCCGGAGATCTACGGCGCGGACACCTACGACGACCTGGCGGCGCTCTGCGTCAAGACCGGCGCGGAGCTGGGCCTCGACGTCGTCGTGCGGCAGACCGACGCGGAGCACGAGATGCTCGGCTGGCTGCACGCGGCGGCCGACGAGCGGGCACCGGTCGTGCTGAACCCCGGCGCGTGGACGCACTACAACATCGCGGTACGGGACGCGTGCGCGATGCTGAACGCCCCGCTGATCGAGGTGCACATCACGAACGTGCACAAGCGCGAGCCGTTCCGGCACACGAGCGTGATCTCCCCGGTCGCCACCGGCGCCATCATCGGCCTCGGCCTCACCGGCTACCAGCTGGCCCTCCGCCACATCGCCGCCCGCTAA